DNA sequence from the Butyricimonas faecalis genome:
TGGATTGAAGATTCTTCATTTTACCGAGATGACAGAGGAATGGCTCGATTTTATCGTAAATTGTCGTAATGGTGTGAAACATAATTATGATATAGTGATCGGTGCTATGGCTAATGATCAAATCTATAATTATATATCGGATTTTGTTCAAGGGATTATTACAAGAGAGCAATTTTGGGCTTTGGCGAAATTTAAGCATCCCACGCATCAAATAAACTTTTGTACTCCGGATGCACTAAAATGTCTTACTTTTTTGAAGTTTGAGGAGCTAAAAAATGATTGGACGAGAAAAGAAAGAGTATAATGATTTATTTTTTGT
Encoded proteins:
- a CDS encoding DUF3990 domain-containing protein yields the protein MDYIEVYHGGYCQVEFPEIIIGKYAKDFGGGFYCTELKEQAARWARRYDNPVISIFRFEIDYGLKILHFTEMTEEWLDFIVNCRNGVKHNYDIVIGAMANDQIYNYISDFVQGIITREQFWALAKFKHPTHQINFCTPDALKCLTFLKFEELKNDWTRKERV